The following are encoded together in the Deinococcus betulae genome:
- a CDS encoding winged helix-turn-helix domain-containing protein, giving the protein MARYRAMGLSGLRDGRQGNRGAPWVLTAEEQALAARLHADFEQGLVWSGKEVQDWVRETTGKTVHLGRTYELMRAAGFSPQKPRPRHVNGDEVAKAAFKTKG; this is encoded by the coding sequence ATGGCGCGGTACCGCGCCATGGGCCTGTCCGGGTTACGTGACGGTCGTCAGGGGAACCGAGGCGCCCCATGGGTATTGACGGCTGAGGAACAGGCCCTAGCCGCCCGTCTGCACGCGGACTTTGAGCAAGGCCTTGTGTGGTCGGGCAAAGAGGTCCAGGACTGGGTGCGAGAGACAACCGGCAAAACGGTGCATCTGGGACGTACCTACGAACTCATGCGTGCCGCGGGCTTCTCGCCGCAAAAACCCCGGCCACGACACGTCAACGGCGATGAGGTGGCCAAGGCAGCCTTCAAAACAAAGGGCTGA
- a CDS encoding replication initiator protein A: protein MKKLNDATPLTAERFVAQVGIISIQSRIEEDSPLNRRWTVRSEVGDTVYTVDGYAGDFGRPRGADTDILMALETLFLFQGCPANNTVTTTAYEIVQMVYQNTSGVLYKRLRESLLRL from the coding sequence ATGAAGAAGCTCAACGATGCCACGCCGCTCACGGCTGAGCGCTTCGTTGCCCAGGTGGGCATCATCAGCATCCAGAGCCGCATCGAGGAGGATAGTCCCCTTAATCGGCGCTGGACTGTACGCTCTGAAGTCGGTGATACGGTTTATACCGTCGACGGCTATGCTGGCGATTTTGGGCGGCCGCGAGGCGCTGACACTGACATTCTGATGGCGCTGGAGACGCTGTTCCTGTTCCAGGGGTGCCCGGCCAACAACACGGTCACGACCACGGCGTACGAGATCGTGCAGATGGTGTACCAGAACACCTCCGGCGTGCTGTACAAACGGCTGCGCGAAAGCCTGCTGCGCCTGTGA